Proteins from one Cryptomeria japonica chromosome 4, Sugi_1.0, whole genome shotgun sequence genomic window:
- the LOC131855968 gene encoding U-box domain-containing protein 33-like — MRTVVGSRRPQVESVPVNEEIVRGENFPAAEKVYVAVGKDLHESASALKWALKNLQAALIVLLHIYVPPLFIQSGTGNMPVKQVRSEVKEAYEKNEKREIDSCMNKYLQEVEDSRARESGLCPKARDQLLRRVDQDFTRSFSLEPNLQRCLSSSSETSPNFPLAGDSPSASSEDVNDVQSESQLSPEESTEIEILKFQLMEALEVAENAKRKLRRETIQRMKAQAAAMKTNRKLKDYEGALEEAMEEKESAILESKLKEDKWTSLVNQFSNERDEAFYELEVAREKFAAMEKQNHRLLQEKEAQIKQLQGYLRSRPRMETPSSSNTLQIRVAVKTLQRQNRTNKGCSQNPQGGQFTVLAGVPTRGNCFERGCIIYEQMPHGFLADRLSCKTGAPPLSWQDRTRIAMEVCSSVQFLHSSKPYPIVHRDLKPENILLDENDVSKTSNFGLARPLSEVVQGEPEPGRTFLYMDPEYMSSGKYKTNSDVYSLGVIILQLLTGKSALGLVNEVESALDSGELKQILDSSAGEWPYAHATQVAELALLCTEPVREKRPDLEPTVMKMLEKLHNIAIAEIDADRPRTAEVTDVPSCFFCPILKEIMQDPCVAADGFTYEREAMEEWFYQGHDTSPMTNVKLELMSLISNHSLRSAILQWQERHV; from the exons ATGAGAACTGTTGTTGGAAGCCGACGCCCGCAGGTTGAATCAGTCCCAGTAAATGAAGAAATCGTCAGAGGAGAAAATTTTCCTGCAGCTGAGAAAGTTTATGTTGCCGTTGGAAAGGATTTGCATGAGAGTGCCTCTGCTCTCAAATGGGCGCTTAAAAACTTGCAAGCAGCGTTAATAGTCCTTCTTCATATTTATGTTCCACCTCTCTTTATACAATCCGGAA CGGGGAATATGCCTGTGAAGCAAGTAAGGAGCGAAGTGAAGGAGGCCTACGAGAAGAATGAAAAGAGGGAGATCGACAGTTGCATGAACAAATATTTGCAG GAGGTTGAAGATTCAAGGGCCAGGGAAAGCGGATTATGTCCGAAAGCACGCGATCAACTCCTGCGACGTGTTGATC AGGATTTTACCCGATCTTTCTCATTGGAGCCAAACCTCCAACGATGCTTGAGCAGCTCCAGTGAAACTTCCCCTAATTTTCCACTGGCTGGAGATTCTCCGTCAGCTTCGTCAGAGGATGTGAATGATGTCCAGTCTGAGTCTCAATTATCTCCA GAGGAGAGTACAGAAATCGAAATCCTGAAATTTCAGTTAATGGAGGCGTTAGAGGTGGCAGAGAATGCAAAAAGAAAATTGCGAAGGGAGACCATACAACGGATGAAAGCACAGGCGGCTGCCATGAAAACAAATCGCAAG CTTAAAGATTATGAAGGCGCCCTGGAAGAAGCTATGGAAGAGAAGGAAAGCGCGATATTAGAatcaaaacttaaagaagacaAGTGGACATCACTGGTTAACCAGTTTTCAAATGAACGGGACGAAGCTTTCTATGAACTCGAAGTAGCAAGGGAGAAGTTCGCAGCGATGGAGAAGCAAAACCACCGCCTTTTGCAAGAAAAGGAGGCTCAAATTAAGCAGCTTCAAGGCTACTTGCGTTCTCGGCCGCGTATGGAAACGCCTTCCTCCTCTAATACCCTTCAAATAAGGGTTGCAGTCAAAACCCTTCAGAGGCAAAATAGGACAAACAAGGGTTGCAGTCAAAACCCTCAGGGAGGACAGTTTACAGTGCTGGCAGGAGTTCCAACGCGAG GAAACTGCTTCGAGCGAGGTTGTATAATCTATGAGCAAATGCCACACGGATTCCTGGCAGATCGTCTGAGCTGCAAAACCGGCGCTCCGCCGCTCTCTTGGCAGGACAGAACTCGCATTGCTATGGAAGTTTGCTCCTCTGTACAATTCTTACACAGTTCAAAGCCATATCCAATCGTCCACCGCGATCTTAAGCCCGAAAATATACTCCTCGACGAGAATGATGTAAGCAAAACCAGTAACTTTGGCCTCGCTCGCCCTCTATCAGAAGTTGTACAGGGAGAACCAGAGCCAGGACGCACATTTTTGTACATGGATCCAGAGTATATGAGCAGCGGCAAATACAAAACCAATTCTGATGTATACAGCCTCGGAGTAATAATCCTTCAGCTTCTTACAGGGAAATCAGCGCTGGGACTGGTAAATGAGGTAGAAAGTGCTCTTGACAGTGGAGAACTCAAGCAGATTTTGGATTCTTCAGCAGGTGAATGGCCTTATGCGCACGCTACTCAAGTGGCTGAACTTGCATTACTTTGCACGGAACCAGTAAGAGAGAAAAGGCCTGATCTTGAGCCAACTGTCATGAAAATGCTCGAAAAGCTTCATAACATTGCAATCGCTGAAATTGACGCCGACAGGCCTCGCACAGCTGAGGTTACAGATGTTCCTAGCTGCTTCTTCTGTCCAATATTGAAG GAAATTATGCAAGATCCTTGTGTTGCAGCAGACGGGTTTACATACGAAAGGGAGGCCATGGAAGAATGGTTTTATCAAGGACACGACACATCGCCCATGACAAATGTAAAGCTTGAGCTTATGAGTCTGATATCTAACCATTCGTTAAGATCAGCCATTTTACAGTGGCAAGAAAGACACGTTTAA
- the LOC131045400 gene encoding U-box domain-containing protein 70-like, with amino-acid sequence MTVIAGPTTSKQPLDCTFDPINLFKNNSFFFGLANTDTQVSKFELTEVAAMISLRSNEAEKRKKAERAAMISNFKYKNLEAAFRTIARENEVATSLLKLYEQKCQSLTRRRNEVEEEIQKMVEKLTSLGAKLNECSRDRQEAMLEVEAIRQKLAAVEEQNYRILQQKDAEIQHLQNCLLSMPRVETPISPSSSNNLEFREYSFEEIKAATCDFSDNFKLGEGGYGDVYRGKIKQTAVAVKILRENGLQGRQEFQSEIDNFKEIRHPHLIGIVGTCSERGCIIYEYMSNGSLADHLSCKDAFPPLPWNARFRIAAEVCSALQYLHSLRPDPIVHGNLKPQNILLDENYRSKIGDFGLSPLLLKDLHSESEPKGTFLYMDPEYLTSGEYSTKSDVYSLGIVLLELLTGKPALGLVKEVERAVQSAHFERILDPSAGDWPFAEATQMAYLALDCTDPERKKRPDLQPTVMKMLNHIRNMFAATNLGRLVESGQKWEPASEEIHVPSYFLCPIFQEIMQDPYIAADGFTYEKEAIQGWFDCGHDTSPMTNEKPVSKNLIANFSLRSAIRQWQERGDIVEI; translated from the exons ATGACAGTCATCGCCGGGCCGACAACCTCTAAGCAGCCATTGGACTGCACATTTGAtcctattaatttatttaaaaacaacAGTTTTTTTTTTGGGTTG GCGAATACAGATACCCAAGTCTCGAAATTTGAGCTTACAGAAGTAGCTGCAATGATATCGTTGAGATCAAATGAGGCCGAGAAACGTAAGAAAGCAGAGCGAGCGGCCATGATATCAAATTTCAAG TACAAAAATCTTGAAGCTGCTTTCAGAACAATAGCCAGAGAGAACGAGGTAGCGACCTCGCTTTTAAAGCTTTACGAGCAGAAATGCCAAAGCCTTACAAGGCGACGAAATGAAGTCgaagaagaaattcaaaaaatggtGGAGAAACTGACATCACTTGGAGCAAAACTGAACGAATGCTCCCGTGATCGACAGGAAGCCATGCTGGAGGTCGAAGCAATACGGCAGAAGCTGGCCGCAGTGGAGGAGCAAAACTACCGAATTTTGCAACAAAAGGACGCCGAAATTCAACATCTTCAAAATTGCTTGCTTTCAATGCCGCGAGTCGAAACACCAATCTCCCCTTCGTCCTCTAATAACCTTGAATTCCGCGAATACTCTTTTGAGGAAATAAAAGCAGCAACCTGCGATTTCTCCGACAATTTCAAACTCGGAGAAGGCGGCTATGGCGATGTGTACAGAGGCAAAATAAAACAAACAGCTGTTGCAGTCAAAATCCTCAGGGAGAACGGTTTGCAGGGTCGGCAGGAGTTCCAAAGCGAG ATCGATAATTTCAAAGAAATCCGGCATCCGCATTTGATAGGGATTGTGGGAACCTGTTCCGAGCGAGGTTGTATAATATACGAATATATGTCCAACGGAAGCCTTGCGGATCATCTCAGCTGCAAAGATGCCTTTCCACCGCTCCCTTGGAACGCCAGATTTCGTATTGCCGCCGAAGTATGCTCAGCTTTACAATATCTGCACAGTTTAAGGCCGGATCCGATCGTCCACGGCAATCTGAAACCCCAAAATATACTCCTTGACGAGAATTATAGAAGCAAAATAGGCGACTTCGGTCTGTCTCCTCTTCTGCTAAAAGATCTGCACTCAGAATCGGAGCCAAAAGGCACATTTTTGTATATGGATCCGGAATACCTGACAAGCGGTGAATACTCTACCAAGTCTGATGTTTACAGCCTCGGAATCGTCCTTCTAGAGCTTCTCACCGGAAAACCGGCACTAGGACTCGTCAAAGAGGTGGAACGTGCCGTACAAAGTGCACATTTTGAGAGAATTTTGGATCCTTCAGCCGGTGATTGGCCATTTGCGGAGGCTACTCAAATGGCTTATCTTGCCCTAGATTGCACGGATCCGGAAAGAAAAAAGAGGCCCGACCTTCAACCGACTGTGATGAAAATGCTGAACCATATTCGTAACATGTTCGCTGCGACAAATCTTGGCAGACTTGTTGAAAGTGGGCAAAAATGGGAGCCAGCGAGTGAAGAAATACATGTTCCCAGCTATTTCCTCTGTCCAATCTTCCAG GAGATTATGCAGGATCCTTACATTGCTGCGGACGGCTTTACATACGAGAAGGAGGCGATCCAAGGATGGTTTGATTGTGGACATGATACATCTCCCATGACAAATGAAAAACCTGTGAGCAAGAATCTGATCGCAAACTTTTCTCTGAGGTCAGCCATTCGACAGTGGCAGGAAAGAGGCGATATCGTGGAAATTTAA